The stretch of DNA ATGACGCCGATGATGTGGTGCAGCGCGTCTTCGATGACAAACAGTTCACTGTCTTCGGTGACGAAGCCGTTCTGCATGAACTCCTTGCGCATGGTTTCCGGCGACTTGAAGTGCGTGGAAAAGTAGTCGCCGCGTGACGGCAGGTCGTTGACCAGCGCGATGAAGGTGTTCAGGTCTGTGGTGAGCAGATGGCGTACGGTGCAAAGTGAACCCTTGAGCATAGACGCTTTCTTCATGCAGTTGAACGTACATGGTAGAGCAAGCGCGATAGCAAATCAATATGAATGACAAGAGCGTCATGATGGGGTATTGTTTAAGACGATCTTGCTACCCAACCTTTACCACTACAGGAACCGCATGAAATCCGTCTTCAAGAAATCCCTGTCGCTGACCGTCCTGGCCAGCAGCCTGTTAAGCCTTGGCGCCAGCGCCGCACCTGCCAACGATCCGGCCACGCTGGGCCAGATCCGCGACAGCGCCATGAACAGTGACTGGGCCTACGAGCGCCTTGCCGACCTGACCGACTTGGTAGGTCCGCGCCTGTCCGGCTCCGTCGGCGCGCAGGCGGCGGTGGAACAGGTGTCTGCTGCGATGCGCAAGCTGGGCGCCAAAGTCACGCTGCAACCTGTCAAGGTGCCGCACTGGGTGCGTGGCGAGGAGAAGGCGGAAGTAGTGGAATACGCCGGCCGTCCCAACGGTGTGACGCAAAAAGTGGTGCTCACCGCCCTGGGTGGCTCGGGCGCCACGCCGGCCGCCGGCCTGACCGCGCCGGTGATCGTGGTGCACAGCTTTGAGGAATTGAAGGCCAAAGGCGCGCAGGTCAAGGGCAGTATCGTGCTGTTCGACGTCGCCTTCGACCAGGAGATGGCTGATCGCGGCCAGGCCGGTCCGGCCTACGGCGCAGGTTCGCGCATCCGTACCCAGGGCCCGCGCCTGGCGGCGGAAATGGGCGCGGCGGCAGCGCTGGTGCGCTCGGTCGGCGGCGCCAACTACCGTATCGCCCACACCGGCGCCACAGGCCTGGTCGATGGCGCGCGCATTCCCGCCGCTGCCGTCACGGCGGAAGATGCGATGCTGATGAGCCGTCTGTCGGCGCGCGGTCCGTTGAAACTCCATCTGACGCTGACCCCGCAAACGCTGCCGGACGCCGACAGCTTCAACGTCATCGCCGACTGGCCGGGCACCGACAAGGCGGACGAAGTGGTGATCGTCTCCGGTCACCTGGATTCCTGGGATCTGGCCACCGGCGCGCACGATGATGGCACCGGCGTGGCCGGCGCCATGGGCGTGATCGAAACGCTGAAAAAGCTCGACCTGCATCCGCGCCGCACCATCCGCGTGATCGCCTGGATGAACGAGGAAAACGGCACCCGTGGCGGCAAGGCCTACTTTGAAGCCAACAAGGACAAGCTGGATAAACACTTCGCCGCGATTGAATCCGATGAAGGCGGCGGCCGTCCGTTCGGCTTCATCGCCAGCGTCACGCCGCAGATGGTGAAGTACTTCGCGCCGTTGAAAACCGCGCTCGATCCGATCGGCGCGGGCGTGTTCCAGCGCCATGACCAGGCTGCCGGCGCCGATATCGGCCCGCTGGAGCGCGCCGGCGTGCCGTCGTTCCAGCCGCTGGTGGACGCCAGCTTCTACTTCAGCTACCACCACACGCCGGCCGATACGCTGGACAAGGTCAGCCCGCTGGAACTGAAGCGTCACGTGGCGGTCATGACTTCGCTCAGCTGGTTCCTCGCCAATATGGATGAGAACATCGGCCGCGTCGCCAAGACGGATTAAGACGTGCGCCGGATTTAGGCAGTCCGTGATAGCCTTCTGACTCAATAAGGAGGCCATCATGGACAAGCTGCATTACAAAGGATGGGACATCATTCCGACCGCGCTGCCGACCAGCGACCAGAAATGGACCGCTAGTTGCGATCTGGCGCGTGTGAACGCCGACGGCGAGCAGGTATTCGAGGGCGCGACCATGCAGTTTGTGCGCGACATGAAGGAAGACGCCATCGCTGCCGCCTGCGACGAGGCGGTGGTCCAGATCGATAACATCATCGCCAATCCGCTGGTGCGGATGGCCTGATTACCCGTGCTTGCGGCTTGTGATAACATAGCCGTATGACTGTCTTGCTCCGATCTCTCGTCGTTTGGCTGATGCTGCTGGCGCTCCCGTATCAGGGATACGCTTCGGCGCAGATGCTGCTGTGCGTCGCGCCTGCGACCGCCGAAGAGACGTCGATGACCATGCCAGCCGGTCCGCATGACCATGCGGCCATGATGGCGGCGCAGGCCAAGGCCGATCACCATCAACATGACGGTTCATCCTCCCACACCACCATGAAGTGCAGCGGCTCCGCATGCTGCGCGGCTGCGGCGCCGGTATTGGCGCTGGAAGTGGCCGCGCCGGCATTGCCATCGGCGTCGCGCGCCATTCCGTTCTATTCCGATTTCCTCCCTGCGGTCGACCTGGCCCACCCTGAACGTCCCCCTCAAGGCCTGCACGCCTGATCACACGACAGCTCCGTCTGCGAGCTGGGTATTTCATAACGATTCTTGAGGTAAGAGGACATGACTTCTCTGTATAAACTCGTCGGCGGCGTAAGCTTGCTGGCGCTGCTGGGCGGTTGCGCATCGCTGTCCGGCGACGGCGGCTTTGGCGCGGTCGCCAGCGTGAGCGAACAGCGCACCGGTGCGCCTGCCAGCGTGGCTGGCCGTCTCCCACGCAATGAGGACGACGCGCGCGCACTGGCCGCCGTTATCGGCAAAAAACTCGAACAGCCTTTATCTGCCGACGATGCGGTGCAGGTCGCGCTGCTGAATAACCGCGGGCTGCAAGCCACCTACTGGTCGCTCGGTGTGGCCGAGGCGGACCTGGTGCAGGCCGGCCGTGTGCAAAATCCGGTGCTGGATTTCAAACGCAGCCATGGCGGCGGCGAGGTTGGCATCGAACGCACGCTGACCTTCAATCTGGTCGGGCTGATTACCGCGCCGATGGCCAGCCGCATCGAAGGCCGGCGCTTTGAACAAACCAAGCTGCTGGTGTCGAACGAGGCGCTGAAGGTGGCTGCCGATACGCGCCGCGCCTGGGTTGATGCCGTCGCCGCGGCGCAGATCGCCGACTACGCCAAGCAGGTCGAAGCTTCGGCGCAGGCCAGCGCCGAGCTGTCGGAACGCATGCGCAAAGCCGGCAACTGGAGTGCGCTGGATATGGCGCGGGAACAGGCCTATCACGCGCAGACGGTGGCCGATGTCACGCATACGCAAAAGGCCGCCGTGGCCGCACGCGAGAAGCTGACGCGCTTACTGGGCTTAAGCGGCGAACAGGCGGCGTACCGCTTGCCCGATCATCTGCCCGACCTGCCGGCCGCACCGCGCGAACTGGCGAACGTGGAGCAGGCTGCGGTCGACGAGCGGCTGGACATCCAGGCCGCCAAGCTGGATACCGAGCAAACCGCATCCACGCTGGGCCTGACGCGCACCACGCGCTTCATCAATGTGCTGGATCTGGGTGCGGTGCGCAATACCGACGGTCCAACCGCTACGCGTGGCTATGAACTGACGCTGGAGATTCCACTGTTCGACTGGGGCTCGGCGCGTGTCGCGCGGGCGGAAGCGACCTATATGCAGTCGGTCAATCAGTTGGCGCAGGCGGCTGTGCAAGCGCGCAGCGAGGCGCGCGCGAGTTATGCGGACTATCGCGCTTCGTATGACCTGGCGCGCCACTACCGCGACCGGGTGCTGCCGCTGCGGAAGCAGATTTCCGAGCAAACCCTGTTGCGCTACAACGGCATGTTGATGAGCGTCTTCGAACTGTTGGCCGATGCGCGCGAGCAGGCCACAGCCGTCAGCGGCTACATCGGCGCGCTGCGGGACTACTGGATCGCGCAAGCCAACCTGGAGGCCGCACAGGGCGGCCGTCTGTCAACGAATAAAGGAGTACAACCATGACCGACCGCAGATCTTTCTTGTCCGGTGCGGCGCTGATCGGCGCCGGCATGGTGACCAAGGCCGCAGTGGCCTCGCTGCCGGAAGCACCGGTGCAATCGAGCCCTGCCACGCAGGCGCCATTGTCGCCACCAAATGGCCGTCCATATAACCCGGTCGTCACGCTGAATGGCTGGACGCTGCCGTGGCGGATGAAGGATGGCGTCAAGGAGTTCCATCTGGTGGCCGAGCCGGTGGTGCGCGAGATTGCGCCCGGCATGACGGCCAACCTGTGGGGCTATAACGGCCAGAGTCCCGGTCCGACCATCGAGGTGGTGGAGGGCGACCGGGTGCGCATCTTCGTCACCAACAAGCTGCCGGAGCACACCAGCGTGCATTGGCATGGTCAGCGTCTGCCGAACGGCATGGACGGCGTGACGGGCCTGACGCAGCCTGGCATCCCGCCGGGGAAGACGTTTGTGTATGAATTTGTGGCCAAGCATGCGGGCACCTTCATGTATCACCCGCACGCGGACGAGATGGCGCAGATGGCGATGGGGATGATGGGCTTTTGGGTGACGCATCCGCGCGATCCGAAGCAGCATGCGGTGGACCGCGATTTTGTCTTCCTGCTGAATGCTTACGATATCGATCCGGGTAGCTACACGCCGAAGATCAATACCATGACGGACTTTAACCTGTGGACGTTTAACAGCCGCGCGTTTCCGGGCATCGATCCAATGGTGGTGCGCAAGGACGACCGGGTGCGCATCCGCGTCGGCAACCTGACGATGACCAATCATCCGGTGCATTTGCATGGCCATACATTTGAAGTGACCGGCACCGATGGCGGCTGGGTGCGTCCGGCGGCGCGCTGGCCTGAGGTGACCACCGATATCGCGGTGGGCCAGATGCGGGCGATCGAGTTTATCGCCGACGAGCCGGGTGACTGGTCGTTCCACTGCCATAAATCGCATCACACCATGAACGCGATGGGGCACTCGGTGCCGACCATGATCGGCGTGGATCACAGCGGCGTGGCGGAAAAGATCAATAACCTGGTGCCGGGCTATATGGTCATGGGCGACAAGGGCGCGGCGATGGACGGCATGCAGATGCCGCTGCCGGAGAACACGCTGCCGATGATGACTGGCGACGGTCCGTTCGGCGGTCTCGATATGGGCGGCATGTTCACGGTGGTGAAGGTGAGGGAAGGGCTGGCGCGCAACGACTACAAGGACCCGGGCTGGTACAAGCATCCGCCGGGCAGTGTGGCGCACGAGTGGACCGGCGAACTGCCGCCCGCTCCGCGCGCACCCGGCGCACCGCCGGCCAAAGCGTCAGAAGCGATGGACGTGAAGCGGGATGGGGATATGCATCACCATCACTAGCCGAAAAAGGCCTTGGCAACCATTGAGATTGCCGCCACGGCGATCATCATCAGGAGGCCAAGGCCCCAGCGCATAAAGCGCTGGAGTTCCTTACGCAATTCGTCAATGGAGGCCTCCACGCAATCAAAGCGCTTGTCTACCTGTTCGAAGCGCCTGTCAACTGCTTCGAAGCGCTTGTCTACCTCGTCAAAGCGCTTATCCACCTCCTGAAAGCGCTTTTCTACTTGTTTGAATTGGTCGTCTACGAGTCCGAATCTTCGGTTGGTTTCCTCCCTTGGTTCGGCGAAGCGTCGGTCCAGCTCTTGTCGCAATTCGTTAAATCGCCGGTCAATGTCCTCTCGTATCATTGCTGTGTGGGTGGACAGGTTGTCACTGGCGGCTTTGAAATCTTTCTCTTCCGCGCTGCGCAACATCTCGAAGCGGAGTTCAATTTTGCCGCGCAGCTCTGTGAAGCGCCGCTCGATTTCCGTGCGGATTTCCTGCTTGCAGTCCTCGGTTTCCTCGCGACCCGAGGTCGAGGCACGTTCGATGTGTTCGCGTAATTCGGTTGCGCGTCGCTGCAATTCATCTTTGGATTCACCGAAACGCCGGTTCATCTCGTCCTGCATATTGGTGAGCCGGTATAAGGTCGAGTCGTTATCAGCCTTGTTCTGGCGCAGTTCGCTTAACTCGGTTTCGATGCGATTGAATCGATCGTTCATCTCGTTCCCCAGCGCAGCAAGCGCCGTGGCGTTGTTGTCGGACGCTGCTTCCAGTGTTGTTATGCGCTCTTCCATCATGAAAATCGTCCTCCTGTCGAGCGAATCGGGCAATGGCGGGCTGATAAGGTATTAGACCTATCCACATGAGATTTGATCCATCTCAGCGGATTTGTTAGTATCGACCGCTCTATGAAGCCATCTCGCTACCCTGAACAACTCCTGCTGCTGCCATATATCGGTAAGTGGACTCTGCTGGCCGGCGTGATTGCGGTGCTAAGCGGCACTGCGTCGGCCGGTTTTCTGTTTGCGTTGGACTACGCCACGCACTGGCGTGAAACCCATCCCTGGATTATCTGGCTGCTGCCGCTGGCCGGTTTCGCGGTCGGCTGGATCTATCTGAAAGTGGGCAGCAGCGTGGAAGCGGGTAATAATCTGCTGATCGACGAAATCCACGATCCCCAGAAAGTCGTGCCGCTGCGTATGGCGCCGCTGGTGTTGATCGGGACTGTGGTGTCGCACTTGTTCGGCGCCTCGGTCGGCCGCGAAGGGACGGCAGTGCAGATGGGCGGCACGCTGGCCGACCAGCTGACGCCGATCTTCCACCTGCGCCACAGCGAACGGCGCATCATCCTGATGGCCGGCATCAGCGCTGGTTTCGCTTCGGTGTTCGGCACGCCGCTGGCTGGCGCCATCTTCGGACTGGAAGTGCTGGCGATCGGCCGTCTGCGCTACGACGCCATCTTCCCGTGCATGGTCGCCGCCATCGTCGCCGACCAGGTGGGCATGGCATGGGGCGTGCATCACACCCATTACGCGATGAACGCCATGGCGCCGATCGGCATCTGGAGCGTGCTGGCGGTGATGGTGGCGGGCATGGTGTTTGGGCTGGTGGGCATGGTCTTCGCCAAATCCACGCATGCCGCATCGGCGTTCATGAAGCGGCATATCGGCTATGCGCCGCTGCGGCCGATGGTGGGCGGCGCGCTGGTGGCGCTGGCGGTGTGGTGGCTCGGTACGCGCTATATCGGCCTTGGCATTCCGGTGATTGTTGAAGCGTTCCAGCAGCCGGTGGCGCCTTGGGATTTTCTCGGCAAATTTGCGTTCACGGTGGCGTCGCTGGGCAGTGGTTTCAAAGGCGGCGAGGTGACGCCGCTGTTCTATATCGGCGCGACGCTGGGCAATGCGATGGCGCCGCTGTTGCAGCTGCCGTTTGCGCTGCTGGCGGGACTGGGCTTTGTAGCGGTGTTCGCGGGCGCCGCCAATACGCCGCTGGCGTCCACCATCATGGCGATCGAGTTGTTCGGTCCGCAGATCGGACCTTTCGCGGCGCTGGCGTGCGTGGTGGCGTATCTGTTCTCAGGCCATTGCGGCATATACCGGTCGCAGCGCGTCAGCCTGGTCAAGTACCGCTTGCCGCCAGTGGCGCGCGACCGTCAGCCACCGTTATCTTAGATCAGTAGTTGTCTGGCAGTTATGTAGAGTTCATGTCATAATATTGGGCTGTGTGGGCCTCGATGGTGAAATCGGTAGACACAGGAGACTTAAAATCTCCCGCCGCAAGGCGTGCCGGTTCGATTCCGGCTCGAGGCACCAGTGCAAATTGCAGTAACTAATTTACTCGCTGTCCCAGGTATTTTTATTGTGATAATATTATTATCGGATTAAAAGTTTTTCTGGAGACTGCCATGTTGAAGAAGTTTGCTGCTGTTGCAAGTTCGCTGTTGTTGTCCATGTCGATGGCGCATGCCAACGATTATAAGGTCAATTTTTCGATGTCTGGCTTCGGTGCTGTCCAGCCTGGGGTGGGCATGGCACCGTTCAAGACCGCTTTCGGTAGCGTTATTTTTTCCGCTGCCTCGGCTAGTTCCGATTGGGACACACTCAAAGCCTTCAGTCTGACGATTGGTGACGTCAGTTACTCGATGAGCGATGTAAAGTTTGCAAACCACTTCAATTACACCAATGTCGGCGGCCTCAGCGATGAAAACCACCTTGATTCCGGCATGAATGACTTTGCCTTTTCGGTGTTTCATGACGACAACACTGCTACGCTGACCTACTCAAGTCTGGTCGCACCAGGGTTCTGGTCCAGCGGCTCCCAGGCGGTGACTATTACTCAGGTGGGAATGGTGTCCCAGGTTCCTGAGCCAGAAACGTATGCGATGTTGCTCGCTGGCCTGGGCCTGCTGAGCGGTGTCGCGCGTCGTCGCCGCAAGGTGTAAACGTTCAGCACCGCTGCTGAGGCCACGTCAGTCCGCCAGCGGCGCTTCTTCGATCGCGATCCGCACCTGATCCGCCGGTCCCAGATAAGCGTCGCCGCCCAGCGCACCATCCTGGAAACTGAAGTGGGCGCCTTCGTCATCCACCACCACCCACGCGTCCGTAATGATGCGGTCGGTCGGGTCTTTGGGATTGATGACGTCGATTTTGCGCCGCTCTCCAGGTTGCAGGTCTTTGACTGCATCCTTGGTGCGCTCGGTTGCGAGTGGAATATATTTGCCGGTCAAGTGTTCGTACATAGTGTTCCTCCTTGTGTCCGATTCTAATCCGAACTATTTTTTTGCGACGCGCAAATGGCGGGGTGCTACCATTACTCCTTTGTCTGGCAGGCTAGAGGGATTGGAAATGGCGTCTGAAAAAGTGGTGAAGGTGGGATTGGCGGCGGCGATGATTGCCGTGGTGCTGGGTGTGGCCGGCTATGTGCTGGTGTTCTGGCATAACTATCAGGGCTGCCAGCAGCTGGAGGCGGAGGCTGCGAAGAACGGCAAGCCGATGTCCTGCGCGGAGATCAAGACAGCGGCCAAGGAGCAAGGCCGCTGAGCACAAAAAAAACGCGCCGTAGCGCGTTTTTCTGTTTTTAGCCTTGACGGCGCCGGCGGCGGGCGACTGCACCCATGATGCCCAGTCCGGCCAGCAGCATCGCGTAGGTTTCAGGTTCCGGTACGGCCGCCACGGTCACCGCCGACAAGGCTTGCGTGGTGAAGGTGGTGTAATTGCCCCACTGATTGGAGACGTATTGCTGGCCGCTCGGCGGCGTGGCAAAGCCGTAGTAGCTGGAAATACCGACCGTATTCGTCCCCAGCGAGACATTGCCCAGCGTCAGGCTGAAGTGGGCGGTGCCGTTTTGCTGGTAGACCGATTCCGTATTCTGCCCCCAGAAAGTGTAGGCCTGGTAACCGGCCGGGGCAACCATGTCCTGGCTGCCGTTGCCGCCCAGGCTCAGGCTGGGCGAGGCGCTGTTGCTCCAGAAGCCGGGACTGCCGGCGTAGGGCGTCGGCACGGTCACGTTCAGCACAGTCGCGCTGGTCGGGATGTAGACGGTAAAGCCATCCAGACCGGTCTGGCTGCCGGCGTAACCCTGCGCGACGTTGGTGATCGCGTAATTGAAGACATATTCATGGCTTTGGCCGGCCACCGCAGCGACCGAATATTGCAAAGTATATTGACCACTGACGTCGACCACGGTGGCGCCGGCGACGTTGCTAAACGCGGCGGCGACGACAACGGCAGCCAATTTGAGAGACATTTTTGCAATCATATTATTTCTCCAAAGAATTAATATTTACTCCAGTACATTGAAGATAACATGAATGTAGTTTGCTGTCGTTATCAGAGTGAAATGCCTGTTGCAAAAACGCAAAAGAAAAGCCCCGAGCAGGCGGGGGACCTGTCGGGGCTTTGGTCAATTTGCGGAGAAAGCACGTTTGACTGAGTGACATAGTAATGGTGGTTTCTTAAAATTGCCTTAGTCGCCATCTTGCAAGTTGATGCTTTTGGCGGACAGCCGGATGGTGTAGCATGCTGTTCGGCGTGCGGGCCGGCATTCACA from Duganella dendranthematis encodes:
- a CDS encoding M20/M25/M40 family metallo-hydrolase, translating into MKSVFKKSLSLTVLASSLLSLGASAAPANDPATLGQIRDSAMNSDWAYERLADLTDLVGPRLSGSVGAQAAVEQVSAAMRKLGAKVTLQPVKVPHWVRGEEKAEVVEYAGRPNGVTQKVVLTALGGSGATPAAGLTAPVIVVHSFEELKAKGAQVKGSIVLFDVAFDQEMADRGQAGPAYGAGSRIRTQGPRLAAEMGAAAALVRSVGGANYRIAHTGATGLVDGARIPAAAVTAEDAMLMSRLSARGPLKLHLTLTPQTLPDADSFNVIADWPGTDKADEVVIVSGHLDSWDLATGAHDDGTGVAGAMGVIETLKKLDLHPRRTIRVIAWMNEENGTRGGKAYFEANKDKLDKHFAAIESDEGGGRPFGFIASVTPQMVKYFAPLKTALDPIGAGVFQRHDQAAGADIGPLERAGVPSFQPLVDASFYFSYHHTPADTLDKVSPLELKRHVAVMTSLSWFLANMDENIGRVAKTD
- a CDS encoding TolC family protein, whose translation is MTSLYKLVGGVSLLALLGGCASLSGDGGFGAVASVSEQRTGAPASVAGRLPRNEDDARALAAVIGKKLEQPLSADDAVQVALLNNRGLQATYWSLGVAEADLVQAGRVQNPVLDFKRSHGGGEVGIERTLTFNLVGLITAPMASRIEGRRFEQTKLLVSNEALKVAADTRRAWVDAVAAAQIADYAKQVEASAQASAELSERMRKAGNWSALDMAREQAYHAQTVADVTHTQKAAVAAREKLTRLLGLSGEQAAYRLPDHLPDLPAAPRELANVEQAAVDERLDIQAAKLDTEQTASTLGLTRTTRFINVLDLGAVRNTDGPTATRGYELTLEIPLFDWGSARVARAEATYMQSVNQLAQAAVQARSEARASYADYRASYDLARHYRDRVLPLRKQISEQTLLRYNGMLMSVFELLADAREQATAVSGYIGALRDYWIAQANLEAAQGGRLSTNKGVQP
- a CDS encoding multicopper oxidase family protein, yielding MTDRRSFLSGAALIGAGMVTKAAVASLPEAPVQSSPATQAPLSPPNGRPYNPVVTLNGWTLPWRMKDGVKEFHLVAEPVVREIAPGMTANLWGYNGQSPGPTIEVVEGDRVRIFVTNKLPEHTSVHWHGQRLPNGMDGVTGLTQPGIPPGKTFVYEFVAKHAGTFMYHPHADEMAQMAMGMMGFWVTHPRDPKQHAVDRDFVFLLNAYDIDPGSYTPKINTMTDFNLWTFNSRAFPGIDPMVVRKDDRVRIRVGNLTMTNHPVHLHGHTFEVTGTDGGWVRPAARWPEVTTDIAVGQMRAIEFIADEPGDWSFHCHKSHHTMNAMGHSVPTMIGVDHSGVAEKINNLVPGYMVMGDKGAAMDGMQMPLPENTLPMMTGDGPFGGLDMGGMFTVVKVREGLARNDYKDPGWYKHPPGSVAHEWTGELPPAPRAPGAPPAKASEAMDVKRDGDMHHHH
- a CDS encoding voltage-gated chloride channel family protein, translating into MKPSRYPEQLLLLPYIGKWTLLAGVIAVLSGTASAGFLFALDYATHWRETHPWIIWLLPLAGFAVGWIYLKVGSSVEAGNNLLIDEIHDPQKVVPLRMAPLVLIGTVVSHLFGASVGREGTAVQMGGTLADQLTPIFHLRHSERRIILMAGISAGFASVFGTPLAGAIFGLEVLAIGRLRYDAIFPCMVAAIVADQVGMAWGVHHTHYAMNAMAPIGIWSVLAVMVAGMVFGLVGMVFAKSTHAASAFMKRHIGYAPLRPMVGGALVALAVWWLGTRYIGLGIPVIVEAFQQPVAPWDFLGKFAFTVASLGSGFKGGEVTPLFYIGATLGNAMAPLLQLPFALLAGLGFVAVFAGAANTPLASTIMAIELFGPQIGPFAALACVVAYLFSGHCGIYRSQRVSLVKYRLPPVARDRQPPLS
- a CDS encoding PEP-CTERM sorting domain-containing protein — translated: MLKKFAAVASSLLLSMSMAHANDYKVNFSMSGFGAVQPGVGMAPFKTAFGSVIFSAASASSDWDTLKAFSLTIGDVSYSMSDVKFANHFNYTNVGGLSDENHLDSGMNDFAFSVFHDDNTATLTYSSLVAPGFWSSGSQAVTITQVGMVSQVPEPETYAMLLAGLGLLSGVARRRRKV
- a CDS encoding PEP-CTERM sorting domain-containing protein encodes the protein MSLKLAAVVVAAAFSNVAGATVVDVSGQYTLQYSVAAVAGQSHEYVFNYAITNVAQGYAGSQTGLDGFTVYIPTSATVLNVTVPTPYAGSPGFWSNSASPSLSLGGNGSQDMVAPAGYQAYTFWGQNTESVYQQNGTAHFSLTLGNVSLGTNTVGISSYYGFATPPSGQQYVSNQWGNYTTFTTQALSAVTVAAVPEPETYAMLLAGLGIMGAVARRRRRQG